A region from the Nocardia terpenica genome encodes:
- a CDS encoding carbohydrate ABC transporter permease: MTITSAPPISMPDTVVPVRGARRKALLEWVAVHALAIAGALLFLMPFAFVFLTSVMSDRQALTSDLWPANWQWDNYVHVWRTPGFLTWWRNTLLYAGAGTALTLLSSVPVAYALAKFRFRGRNLALMAVVSMMMLPPQVTVIPMYLVWANQFHLTGSLWPLIVPLAFGDAFSIFLLRQFLLTIPDEYVEAARIDGCGHLRTLIRVVLPMSKPGIAAVALFQFFYCWNDYFGPQIYASDNPAAWTLSYGLESFKSAHHTDWNLTMAATLLVMAPVMIVFFFAQRAFIEGVTLTGVKG; this comes from the coding sequence GTGACCATCACCTCCGCGCCCCCGATCTCGATGCCCGACACCGTGGTTCCCGTTCGCGGCGCCCGGCGCAAGGCGCTGCTGGAGTGGGTCGCGGTGCACGCCTTGGCGATCGCGGGCGCGCTGCTGTTCCTGATGCCGTTCGCGTTCGTGTTCCTCACCTCGGTGATGTCGGACCGGCAGGCACTGACCTCGGACCTGTGGCCCGCGAACTGGCAGTGGGACAACTATGTCCACGTCTGGCGCACACCGGGATTCCTCACCTGGTGGCGGAATACCCTGCTGTACGCCGGGGCCGGTACCGCGCTGACGCTGCTGTCCAGCGTTCCGGTCGCCTACGCGCTCGCGAAATTCCGGTTCCGGGGCCGCAATCTGGCGCTGATGGCGGTCGTGTCGATGATGATGCTGCCGCCGCAGGTCACCGTGATCCCCATGTATCTGGTGTGGGCCAACCAGTTTCATCTCACCGGGTCGCTGTGGCCGCTGATCGTTCCGCTGGCCTTCGGGGACGCGTTCTCGATCTTCCTGCTGCGGCAGTTCCTGCTGACCATTCCCGACGAGTACGTGGAGGCGGCCCGCATCGACGGCTGCGGTCATCTGCGGACGCTGATCCGGGTGGTGCTGCCGATGTCCAAGCCGGGCATCGCGGCGGTGGCGCTGTTCCAGTTCTTCTATTGCTGGAACGACTATTTCGGGCCGCAGATCTATGCCAGCGACAATCCGGCCGCGTGGACGCTCAGCTACGGGCTGGAGTCGTTCAAGAGCGCCCACCACACCGATTGGAATCTCACCATGGCCGCCACCCTGCTGGTGATGGCGCCGGTGATGATCGTGTTCTTCTTCGCCCAGCGAGCCTTCATCGAAGGCGTGACACTGACAGGGGTGAAAGGCTGA
- a CDS encoding 6-phospho-beta-glucosidase, with amino-acid sequence MPALKLAIVGGGSTYTPELIDGFARLRDTLPVRELVLVDPAADRLELIAGLARRILARQGHPARITTAASVSGVEDADAVLLQLRVGGQAARNEDETWPLDCGCVGQETTGAGGLAKALRTVPVVLDIAEAVRRANPDAWIIDFTNPVGIVTRALLNAGHRAVGLCNVAIGFQRKFARHLGVEPELIRLDHLGLNHLTWERGVTLLDRPDATDGQEVLPKLLADFGAEIAEDIRLPLSLVQHLGVVPSYYLRYFYQHDVVVDELRAKGSRAAEVAAIERRLLDLYADPRLDSKPELLEKRGGAYYSEAAVQLLAALLGTGSSTGIQVVNTRNDDILPFLPEDAVIEVPARVEGGVVQPLPQRPVEPLFEGLIAHVSAYEELALRAAVDGSRDRVFDALLAHPLVGQFDRAEQLTDRLIAHNRAYLSWA; translated from the coding sequence ATGCCCGCACTCAAACTGGCCATCGTCGGCGGTGGCTCCACCTACACACCCGAGCTGATCGACGGATTCGCCCGGCTCCGCGACACCCTCCCCGTCCGGGAGCTGGTGCTGGTCGATCCGGCCGCCGACCGGCTGGAGCTGATCGCCGGGCTGGCCCGGCGCATCCTCGCCCGGCAGGGCCATCCGGCCCGGATCACCACGGCCGCTTCGGTTTCCGGCGTCGAGGACGCCGACGCGGTGCTGCTGCAGCTGCGGGTCGGCGGGCAGGCCGCCCGCAACGAGGACGAGACCTGGCCGCTGGACTGCGGCTGCGTCGGCCAGGAGACCACCGGCGCGGGCGGTCTGGCCAAGGCGCTGCGGACCGTGCCGGTGGTGCTCGACATCGCGGAGGCGGTCCGGCGGGCCAATCCGGACGCCTGGATCATCGACTTCACCAATCCGGTCGGCATCGTCACCCGCGCCCTGCTGAACGCCGGGCACCGGGCCGTCGGCCTGTGCAATGTGGCGATCGGATTTCAGCGAAAGTTCGCGCGGCACTTGGGTGTCGAGCCCGAGCTGATCCGCCTCGACCACCTCGGCCTCAATCACCTGACGTGGGAGCGCGGGGTCACGCTGCTCGACCGGCCGGACGCGACGGACGGGCAGGAGGTGCTGCCCAAGCTGCTCGCCGACTTCGGCGCGGAGATCGCCGAGGACATTCGCCTGCCGCTGTCGCTGGTGCAGCATCTCGGCGTCGTCCCGTCCTACTATCTGCGGTACTTCTATCAGCACGATGTGGTGGTGGACGAGTTGCGCGCCAAGGGATCTCGCGCGGCGGAGGTGGCGGCCATCGAGCGGCGGCTGCTGGACCTGTATGCCGATCCGCGGCTGGACAGCAAGCCGGAACTGCTCGAAAAGCGCGGCGGCGCCTACTATTCCGAGGCCGCCGTGCAGCTTCTCGCCGCGCTGCTCGGCACCGGGTCGAGCACCGGCATCCAGGTGGTGAACACCCGCAACGACGACATCCTCCCGTTCCTGCCGGAGGACGCGGTGATCGAGGTGCCCGCGCGGGTGGAGGGCGGCGTGGTGCAGCCGCTGCCGCAGCGCCCGGTCGAGCCGCTGTTCGAGGGCCTGATCGCGCACGTCTCCGCGTACGAGGAACTGGCGCTGCGCGCGGCGGTCGACGGCAGTCGCGATCGGGTGTTCGATGCGCTGCTGGCGCATCCGCTGGTCGGGCAGTTCGATCGTGCCGAGCAGCTCACCGACCGGCTGATCGCCCACAATCGCGCGTATCTGAGCTGGGCGTGA
- a CDS encoding N-acetylglucosamine kinase yields MNEQVAGVLAIDGGNSKTDVALVAIDGTVLGSARGDGFRPHRDGAEAAIERLAPLVEAVAAQAGLTPGRVLASRVSACMANADLPVEEQRLHAAIAARPWGVTCAVANDTFGLLRAGTDGPRGVAVVCGAGINCVGLLPDGRTARFPALGKLTGDWGGGGGMAAEAMWHAARAEDGRGDPTALSATIGAHFALPGANAVAEAIHLGHIPRHRLHELVKVLFTTAEAGDPTALHLIDRQADEITRLAVVALRRLDLLNEPTPLILGGGVLAARQPLLINNLTTRLATAAPLANPRIVVAPPVLGAALLGLDHLDAPPTAHHRLRAAYPTVTAPQTTEGDEVHEDRAAG; encoded by the coding sequence GTGAACGAACAGGTCGCGGGTGTTCTGGCCATCGATGGCGGGAACAGCAAAACGGATGTGGCGCTGGTGGCGATCGACGGGACGGTGCTCGGCAGTGCGCGCGGCGATGGGTTCCGGCCGCATCGCGACGGCGCGGAGGCGGCCATCGAACGGCTCGCGCCGCTGGTCGAGGCGGTGGCCGCGCAGGCCGGGCTGACGCCCGGGCGGGTGCTCGCCTCCCGGGTGAGCGCCTGCATGGCCAATGCCGACCTACCCGTCGAGGAACAGCGGCTGCATGCCGCGATCGCGGCCCGCCCCTGGGGCGTGACCTGCGCCGTCGCCAACGACACCTTCGGTCTGCTGCGCGCCGGAACCGACGGCCCGCGCGGAGTCGCGGTGGTGTGCGGCGCCGGAATCAATTGCGTCGGACTGCTTCCCGACGGCCGCACCGCGCGCTTCCCCGCCCTGGGCAAGCTCACCGGCGACTGGGGCGGAGGCGGCGGCATGGCGGCCGAGGCCATGTGGCACGCCGCCCGCGCCGAGGACGGCCGCGGCGACCCGACGGCCCTCTCCGCCACCATCGGCGCCCACTTCGCCCTCCCCGGCGCCAACGCGGTAGCCGAAGCAATCCACCTGGGCCACATACCGAGACACCGCCTGCACGAACTGGTCAAGGTCCTGTTCACCACCGCCGAAGCAGGCGACCCCACCGCCCTCCATCTGATCGACCGCCAAGCCGACGAAATCACCCGCCTGGCCGTAGTAGCCCTACGCCGCCTCGACCTCCTGAACGAACCCACCCCCCTGATCCTCGGCGGCGGCGTCCTCGCCGCCCGCCAACCCCTCCTCATCAACAACCTCACCACCCGCCTGGCAACGGCAGCCCCCCTCGCCAACCCCCGAATAGTCGTAGCCCCACCGGTTCTCGGCGCAGCCCTCCTCGGCTTGGACCACCTCGACGCACCCCCAACCGCCCACCACCGCCTCCGCGCCGCGTATCCGACGGTGACGGCCCCACAAACCACCGAAGGTGATGAGGTGCACGAGGACCGAGCAGCGGGCTGA